A genome region from Pangasianodon hypophthalmus isolate fPanHyp1 chromosome 11, fPanHyp1.pri, whole genome shotgun sequence includes the following:
- the si:dkey-56d12.4 gene encoding uncharacterized protein si:dkey-56d12.4, whose amino-acid sequence MDSRKTGIVCAVRGCHNNWYKRKRFLEQVCFDHKPRTRAECGCEAPYNLHPPPKNEQALRLWLKALNLEKAPKRPYVCSFHFVEKRPTEEQPYPEKWLGYDAPVVAPTQRVAMEMSSREDETPRSPDFVPSQFAHTSVEQEQRNAHNLKRQEQTLPLKRTRTCDADEAPILSTKESNATDLEKDQCAEHSYLANVHSLQTITPCTNNACQATLKALTDECAALRAEITQLKAKVDNLSFRQESFRDNDEMVQELTGLASYAKFMIVFSLVSGFLKASSGLTNFQCFLITLMRMRLNLPFCFFGHMFHVSQSTVAEVFNGTLDVMYQRLCRLIVWPGKEQIQISLPTCFRATFSNCTSIIHCLEIFIEKPKNMSTNAETCSQYKNDHTVKYLISITPQGVVSFVSKGLTGQTSDKYLTERCGYLEKLSPGDVILSEKGFDIKDTMGLHSADLKIQALTKGKEQLHPLELDETKGLTAVQIHVERVISLVRNKYMILQSTIPLSLCNTTDEGQTTTLDKMVTVCCALCNICPSVVPTH is encoded by the exons ATGGATTCGAGGAAAACTGGGATCGTTTGTGCAGTTAGGGGTTGTCATAATAACTGGTACAAAAGAAAACGTTTCTTAGAGCAGGTGTGTTTTGACCATAAACCGCGCACCAGAGCTGAATGTGGATGTGAGGCGCCATACAATCTCCATCCGCCTCCTAAAAACGAACAAGCTCTTCGGCTTTGGTTAAAAGCTTTGAATCTTGAGAAAGCACCGAAGCGACCGTACGTTTGCTCTTTTCATTTTGTTGAGAAAAGACCCACGGAGGAGCAACCGTATCCAGAGAAGTGGCTGGGCTACGATGCTCCGGTGGTCGCGCCGACGCAGCGTGTTGCCATGGAAATGTCATCACGTGAGG ATGAGACCCCCAGGAGCCCTGATTTTGTGCCATCTCAGTTTGCACACACTTCAGTTGAACAGGAACAAAGGAATGCACACAACCTGAAGAGGCAGGAACAAACTCTGCCACTTAAAAGAACGAGGACCTGTGATGCAGATGAAGCACCTATCCTCAGCACCAAAGAGAGCAATGCCACAGACTTGGAGAAAGACCAGTGTGCTGAACACAGCTATTTGGCTAATGTACATTCTCTCCAAACAATCACACCTTGTACCAACAACGCTTGCCAAGCTACATTGAAAGCATTAACTGATGAATGTGCAGCACTCCGAGCAGAGATCACTCAGCTCAAAGCAAAAGTTGATAACTTATCCTTCAGACAAGAGTCCTTCAGGGATAACGATGAAATGGTGCAAGAACTGACCGGTCTGGCATCTTATGCAAAATTCATGATTGTATTCTCTTTAGTGTCAGGATTTCTGAAAGCCAGTTCAGGCTTGActaattttcagtgttttttaattacattaatgagGATGAGATTAAATttaccattttgtttttttggacatATGTTCCATGTGTCACAATCTACTGTTGCTGAAGTGTTTAACGGCACTTTGGATGTAATGTATCAAAGACTCTGTAGGTTAATTGTTTGGCCAGGCAAAGAGCAAATTCAGATTAGTCTACCGACGTGTTTTAGAGCTACGTTTAGCAATTGTACCTCCATTATTCATTGTTTGgaaatatttatagaaaaaccaaaaaacatgaGCACCAATGCTGAAACATGCTCCCAATACAAGAATGACCATACGGTTAAATATTTGATATCCATCACACCACAGGGGGTTGTATCATTCGTATCAAAGGGCTTGACAGGTCAGACAAGTGACAAGTACTTAACCGAAAGATGTGGATATCTGGAAAAGCTATCACCCGGAGATGTGATACTATCTGAAAAAGGTTTTGATATTAAAGATACCATGGGTTTGCACTCTGCCGATTTGAAGATACAAGCACTCACAAAAGGTAAAGAGCAACTACATCCACTTGAGCTGGACGAAACAAAAGGACTTACTGCTGTCCAGATCCACGTCGAGAGAGTAATTAGCCTGGTCAGGAACAAATACATGATTTTGCAGAGCACCATCCCCCTTTCTCTGTGCAACACAACAGATGAAGGACAGACCACCACCCTTGACAAAATGGTCACCGTTTGTTGTGCTTTATGCAATATTTGTCCTTCTGTAGTTCCTACACATTAA